In Nitrosophilus alvini, the following are encoded in one genomic region:
- a CDS encoding UbiX family flavin prenyltransferase, translating to MKVAVAISGASGVRLGIKTYEKIPETYEKYLIVNENAVKVAQKEEKEKIFNNSHIWEKPASGSFGLDALMIVPCSMNTLAKISVGISDDLTTRTASVMIKERKKLLLAPRELPFSPIALENMHKLSMLNVIIAPPVLGYYSEPKNLEDMENFIIGKWFDLLGIKNSLFKRWEG from the coding sequence TTGAAAGTAGCGGTAGCTATAAGCGGTGCAAGCGGCGTTAGACTCGGTATCAAAACATATGAAAAAATTCCCGAAACATATGAAAAATATCTTATCGTAAACGAAAATGCCGTTAAAGTGGCCCAAAAAGAGGAGAAAGAGAAGATTTTTAACAACTCACATATATGGGAAAAACCTGCTAGCGGAAGTTTCGGCCTTGACGCCTTGATGATAGTGCCCTGTTCTATGAATACACTGGCAAAAATATCCGTAGGAATATCAGACGATCTAACGACAAGAACAGCTTCCGTAATGATAAAAGAGCGAAAAAAACTGCTTCTTGCTCCAAGAGAATTGCCCTTTAGCCCAATAGCGCTTGAAAATATGCATAAACTCTCTATGTTAAATGTTATAATAGCGCCTCCGGTTCTGGGTTATTACAGTGAACCGAAAAATCTTGAAGATATGGAAAATTTTATAATCGGAAAATGGTTCGATTTACTTGGAATCAAAAATTCGCTGTTTAAAAGATGGGAAGGGTAA